A single window of Pyrus communis chromosome 10, drPyrComm1.1, whole genome shotgun sequence DNA harbors:
- the LOC137746925 gene encoding uncharacterized protein, whose product MLLRSSIHHTKKFFQKTLGSLKNFFSDGSYQKLPKSPTFHSYDNPFPHASASTSVSVVDNMNNLHATTYKDLDKLYTDFTDQWDSKIENIRRSTNKKKHPSTPAKSQHLHKDHVQNPSSLSPRPLNSHPAAAGSPPAKIEAFSKESRAVGRGCLVEQKLKELEMLDVSNVDHVLDIEEVLHYYSRLTCPAYLEIVEKFFMEMYSEFFSPAAATPARSVNSGLRPRPVRS is encoded by the coding sequence ATGTTGCTTAGGAGCTCCATTCACCACACCAAGAAGTTCTTCCAGAAAACCCTAGGGAGCTTGAAGAACTTCTTCTCTGACGGAAGCTACCAAAAGCTCCCAAAATCCCCCACTTTCCACAGCTACGACAACCCCTTTCCCCATGCTTCTGCTTCTACTTCTGTTTCTGTCGTTGACAACATGAATAATCTCCACGCCACAACATACAAAGACTTGGACAAGTTGTACACCGACTTCACAGACCAATGGGATTCAAAAATCGAAAACATCAGGCGATCGACGAACAAGAAGAAACATCCCTCCACACCCGCCAAATCACAACATCTTCATAAAGATCATGTTCAAAACCCTTCAAGCTTATCTCCACGGCCACTCAATTCACATCCTGCAGCTGCAGGTTCtcctcctgcaaagattgaagcCTTTTCAAAGGAATCGAGGGCCGTGGGAAGGGGTTGTTTGGTGGAACAGAAGCTGAAGGAGTTGGAGATGTTGGACGTGAGCAATGTAGATCATGTTTTGGACATCGAAGAGGTTCTTCATTATTATTCTAGACTCACTTGTCCTGCCTATTTAGAAATTGTGGAAAAGTTTTTCATGGAAATGTATTCGGAGTTTTTCTCTCCGGCAGCCGCAACTCCGGCACGCAGCGTCAATTCTGGCCTGAGGCCGAGGCCTGTGAGGTCCTAA